In Streptomyces longhuiensis, the following proteins share a genomic window:
- a CDS encoding DUF485 domain-containing protein, producing MSDTPHRSYSDQQNEPWQGPFPTGRSQYGNQNRHGYQQPQQPYSQQAPHPQQQPYPQQAPHPQKQPDPALTYPWAPPPPPPAPTHRLPRHPALGHHSDLRLLRSAYRWQRRVATLTALGYFTLFLVLSAFAPSLMTGTLPGGFSTGLFLGLCQLPVTALALWLYEYTARRRVDPLAHRLRRQAELDQRPAPGPAGGNFR from the coding sequence ATGTCCGACACACCGCACCGCTCATATTCCGACCAGCAGAACGAGCCATGGCAGGGCCCCTTCCCCACGGGCCGGAGCCAATACGGAAACCAAAACCGGCACGGGTACCAGCAGCCACAGCAGCCGTACTCGCAACAAGCACCGCACCCGCAGCAGCAGCCGTACCCGCAACAAGCACCGCACCCGCAAAAGCAGCCCGACCCCGCCCTCACCTATCCCTGGGCACCCCCTCCCCCACCACCCGCGCCCACGCACCGGCTCCCGCGTCACCCCGCGCTCGGCCACCACAGCGACCTGCGACTGCTGCGCAGCGCCTACCGCTGGCAGCGGCGCGTCGCCACGCTCACCGCACTCGGCTACTTCACCCTCTTCCTCGTCCTGTCGGCGTTCGCGCCGTCCCTCATGACGGGCACGCTCCCCGGCGGCTTCTCCACCGGCCTCTTCCTCGGCCTGTGCCAGCTCCCGGTGACGGCGCTCGCGCTCTGGCTCTACGAGTACACCGCCCGCCGCCGCGTGGACCCGCTCGCCCACCGGCTGCGCAGACAAGCCGAGTTGGACCAGCGTCCGGCTCCCGGACCGGCCGGGGGGAACTTCCGATGA
- a CDS encoding sensor histidine kinase has product MTTTGEMHRTAGGPWWWERWRSAALDVGLAVASAAECGVEGVGFARDAGVPAAVGVVFGVLAGAMLVLRRRWPIAVVLIGVAVTPARMGVLLSVVGLYTLAASEMPRRIIGALAGMSFVGTLIVSVVRAQQDMGHGNLVRVGDWFVPFVAITTSLGVTAPPLLLGLYVGARRRLMESLRERADSLERELQLLAERAEERAEWARGEERTRIAREMHDVVAHRVSLMVVHAAALQAVARKDPEKAVKNAALVGDMGRQALTELREMLGVMRSGGGGREPRAAVPLAAVGVAAAAAASRAVDDEDGPSLGDLDELVGQSRAAGMVVELLVEGDLRSYVAAVEQTAYRVVQEALTNVHKHAAGAKTYVRLAHRVSEIAMQVENEPPPDADSASDARLPSGGNGLVGMKERVTGLGGVFVCGPTDAGGYRVSAVLPAA; this is encoded by the coding sequence ATGACCACGACGGGGGAAATGCACCGGACGGCCGGGGGGCCGTGGTGGTGGGAGCGGTGGCGCAGTGCCGCGCTCGATGTCGGGCTGGCTGTCGCGTCGGCGGCGGAGTGCGGGGTGGAGGGGGTCGGGTTCGCGCGGGACGCCGGGGTGCCGGCGGCCGTGGGTGTCGTTTTCGGGGTGCTTGCCGGGGCCATGCTGGTGCTGCGGCGGCGGTGGCCGATCGCGGTGGTGCTGATCGGGGTCGCGGTGACTCCGGCCCGGATGGGTGTGCTGCTGAGCGTGGTGGGTCTCTACACGCTGGCCGCGTCCGAGATGCCGCGGCGGATCATCGGGGCCCTGGCGGGGATGTCGTTCGTCGGGACGCTGATCGTGTCGGTGGTGCGGGCGCAGCAGGACATGGGGCACGGGAATCTCGTGCGGGTGGGGGACTGGTTCGTTCCGTTCGTCGCCATCACGACGTCGTTGGGTGTGACCGCTCCGCCGTTGCTGCTCGGGCTCTATGTCGGTGCGCGGCGGCGTCTCATGGAGAGTCTGCGGGAGCGGGCGGATTCGCTGGAGCGGGAGCTTCAGCTGCTCGCGGAGCGCGCGGAGGAGCGGGCCGAGTGGGCGCGGGGCGAGGAGCGGACGCGGATCGCCCGGGAGATGCACGACGTGGTGGCGCACCGGGTGAGTCTGATGGTGGTGCATGCGGCGGCGTTGCAGGCGGTGGCCCGTAAGGATCCGGAGAAGGCCGTGAAGAACGCGGCGCTGGTCGGGGACATGGGCCGGCAGGCGTTGACCGAGTTGCGGGAGATGCTCGGGGTGATGCGGTCCGGTGGTGGCGGGCGTGAGCCGCGTGCGGCGGTGCCGTTGGCGGCGGTGGGGGTGGCGGCTGCGGCCGCTGCGTCGCGTGCCGTTGACGACGAGGACGGGCCGAGTCTGGGTGATCTCGACGAGCTGGTGGGTCAGTCGCGGGCTGCGGGCATGGTGGTGGAGCTGCTCGTCGAGGGCGATCTGCGGTCGTATGTCGCGGCGGTGGAGCAGACCGCGTACCGGGTGGTGCAGGAGGCACTGACGAACGTGCACAAGCATGCGGCGGGCGCGAAGACGTATGTGCGGCTGGCTCATCGGGTGTCGGAGATCGCGATGCAGGTGGAGAACGAGCCGCCGCCGGACGCGGATTCGGCGTCCGACGCGCGGCTGCCGAGTGGGGGGAACGGGCTCGTCGGTATGAAGGAGCGGGTGACGGGCCTGGGCGGGGTGTTCGTGTGCGGGCCGACCGATGCCGGTGGGTATCGGGTGTCGGCTGTGTTGCCTGCGGCTTAG
- the glmU gene encoding bifunctional UDP-N-acetylglucosamine diphosphorylase/glucosamine-1-phosphate N-acetyltransferase GlmU → MSANCPAAVVVLAAGEGTRMKSATPKVLHEISGRSLVGHVLAAARELSPENLVVVVGHERDRVREHLAGIDPDARTAVQEQQNGTGHAVRMGLEELGGAVDGTVIVVCGDTPLLTGETLKHLSATHTGDGNAVTVLTAEVPDATGYGRIVRDGASGAVTAIVEHKDASESQHAIREINSGVFAFDGALLADALGKVRTDNSQGEEYLTDVLGILREAGHRVGASVAADHREIAGINNRVQLAEARRTLNDRLLERAMLAGVTIVDPASTWVDVTVGFERDAIVHPGTQLLGESWLGEGAEVGPNTRLRDTKVGAGARVDNTVADGAEVGEGASVGPFAYLRPGTRLGVKAKIGTYVETKNSTIGEGTKVPHLSYVGDATIGDYTNIGAASVFVNYDGESKHHTTVGSHCKTGSDNMFVAPVTVGDGAYTAAGSVITKDVPAGSLAVARGQQRNIEGWVARKRPGSAAAKAAEEASREAGSEG, encoded by the coding sequence GTGAGCGCCAATTGCCCGGCCGCCGTCGTCGTTCTTGCAGCGGGTGAGGGCACCCGTATGAAGTCGGCCACACCCAAAGTCCTGCACGAGATCAGTGGGCGCTCGCTCGTCGGGCATGTGCTCGCCGCCGCGCGGGAGTTGAGCCCCGAGAACCTGGTCGTCGTCGTGGGTCACGAGCGGGACCGGGTGCGTGAGCACCTCGCCGGGATCGATCCGGACGCCCGTACCGCCGTGCAGGAGCAGCAGAACGGCACGGGGCACGCCGTGCGCATGGGGCTCGAGGAGCTCGGTGGCGCTGTGGACGGCACGGTGATCGTGGTGTGCGGTGACACGCCGCTGCTGACCGGCGAGACGCTGAAGCACCTGTCGGCGACGCACACCGGTGACGGCAATGCGGTGACGGTGCTGACGGCCGAGGTTCCGGATGCGACCGGTTACGGCCGGATCGTGCGGGACGGTGCGTCGGGCGCGGTGACGGCGATCGTCGAGCACAAGGACGCGAGCGAGTCGCAGCACGCGATCCGTGAGATCAACTCGGGTGTGTTCGCGTTCGACGGTGCGCTGCTGGCGGATGCGCTGGGCAAGGTGCGTACGGACAACAGTCAGGGCGAGGAGTACCTGACCGATGTGCTGGGGATTCTGCGGGAGGCCGGGCACCGTGTGGGTGCTTCGGTGGCGGCGGATCACCGTGAGATCGCGGGTATCAACAACCGTGTGCAGCTGGCGGAGGCGCGTCGGACGCTGAACGATCGGCTGCTGGAGCGGGCGATGCTCGCGGGCGTGACGATCGTGGATCCGGCGTCGACGTGGGTCGATGTGACGGTGGGGTTCGAGCGGGACGCGATCGTGCATCCGGGTACGCAGCTGCTGGGTGAGTCGTGGCTGGGTGAGGGTGCCGAGGTGGGGCCGAACACGCGGCTGAGGGACACGAAGGTCGGTGCGGGGGCGCGGGTCGACAACACGGTGGCGGACGGTGCCGAGGTGGGCGAGGGCGCGTCGGTGGGTCCGTTCGCGTATCTGCGGCCGGGTACGCGGCTGGGTGTGAAGGCCAAGATCGGTACGTACGTGGAGACGAAGAACTCGACGATCGGTGAGGGTACGAAGGTGCCGCATCTGTCGTACGTGGGGGACGCGACGATCGGTGACTACACGAACATCGGTGCCGCGAGTGTGTTCGTGAACTACGACGGTGAGAGCAAGCACCACACGACTGTCGGGTCGCATTGCAAGACGGGTTCGGACAACATGTTTGTGGCGCCTGTCACGGTCGGGGACGGTGCGTACACCGCCGCGGGGTCGGTGATCACGAAGGATGTGCCGGCGGGTTCGCTGGCCGTGGCCCGTGGCCAGCAGCGGAATATCGAGGGTTGGGTGGCCCGTAAGCGTCCGGGGAGTGCGGCTGCGAAGGCGGCTGAGGAGGCGTCCCGGGAGGCCGGCAGCGAAGGCTGA
- a CDS encoding YwqJ-related putative deaminase, with amino-acid sequence MQSSTAPSSDTAVATASEPDTGHPATADGASGDPRVGWSSAEDAPAPALRQRRDGILPTVAAALSVRGTTLTSTAARGEHSPALHPLVQDFLDTLTSAQRDRFTGRCAETILISRHLTAADEERSKRARRKPMTNGEARKALKHAKLTTRRIREDGDPLHGGFARPCRACAALTAHFGVHVVDPATDTTG; translated from the coding sequence ATGCAGAGCAGCACCGCACCGTCATCCGACACGGCCGTCGCGACCGCCTCGGAGCCCGACACCGGGCACCCGGCCACCGCCGACGGCGCCTCCGGCGACCCACGCGTCGGCTGGAGCAGCGCCGAGGACGCGCCCGCCCCGGCCCTGCGCCAGCGCCGCGACGGCATCCTGCCCACCGTCGCCGCCGCCCTCTCCGTGCGCGGCACCACACTGACCAGCACCGCGGCCCGCGGCGAACACTCCCCCGCCCTGCACCCCCTCGTCCAGGACTTCCTCGACACCCTCACCAGCGCCCAGCGCGACCGCTTCACCGGACGCTGTGCCGAAACGATCCTCATCTCCCGCCACCTCACGGCCGCCGACGAGGAACGCTCCAAACGCGCCCGCCGCAAACCCATGACCAACGGCGAAGCCCGCAAAGCCCTCAAACACGCCAAACTCACCACCCGCCGCATCCGCGAGGACGGCGACCCCCTGCACGGCGGCTTCGCCCGCCCCTGCCGCGCCTGCGCCGCACTCACCGCCCACTTCGGCGTCCACGTCGTGGACCCGGCCACGGACACCACCGGCTGA
- a CDS encoding SUKH-3 domain-containing protein, producing MTADRTRFTAPVDAALRAAGWQPGRWDIKQAEFWADALRTHVSPAGHRHTVFPAAVEAWAEFGGLHLTPQGPGRQIAPAQPHLDPLHGLHMARTLGDLGRALDTEVCPLGAESGSEALLAIDTEGRVYALDHSGDWYLGPGIDHALETLVNGTQPTRLTA from the coding sequence ATGACCGCCGACCGCACCCGCTTCACCGCCCCCGTCGACGCCGCCCTGCGCGCCGCCGGCTGGCAGCCCGGACGCTGGGACATCAAGCAGGCCGAATTCTGGGCCGACGCCCTGCGCACCCACGTATCCCCCGCCGGCCACCGCCACACCGTCTTCCCCGCCGCCGTCGAGGCCTGGGCCGAATTCGGCGGCCTCCACCTCACGCCGCAGGGCCCCGGCCGCCAGATAGCACCCGCCCAGCCCCACCTCGACCCGCTCCACGGCCTCCACATGGCCCGCACCCTCGGCGACCTCGGCCGCGCCCTCGACACCGAGGTCTGCCCCCTCGGCGCCGAATCCGGCTCCGAAGCCCTCCTCGCCATCGACACCGAAGGCCGCGTCTACGCCCTCGACCACAGCGGCGACTGGTACCTCGGCCCCGGCATCGACCACGCCCTGGAGACCCTCGTCAACGGCACCCAGCCGACCCGCCTGACCGCGTAG
- a CDS encoding SUKH-4 family immunity protein: protein MVTFAQAQERAEEWINGDVPGYQHREVRVREFELGFVVWAEDREGGPVSDGGRQRLVIARDSGDASLWPGLPVGEVIRRYEEEYGLPEASPEPADAPPERVDLNQTSFLLSPPEWLQEAADKLGIPDRRGDASSAGASSGAGSGTGSASGAGAGAGAGTGAGSSPGASAPESAAPAPARADAGSGATPWPASPAAPSGATPWAGTDTNADEEEDRSVAPPATVFAPPLVDGDDVPVSTAAPEAKTALMSGGSQLPRTAVAPAVGGPAPAAQGTPPPGAPDAYGYPQGAGAQQTPPPGAPPNYGYPQGPGTPPPSNVPQAPGSSQGGAPQTPPPTYGYPQGAGAQQTPPPAGGQGAPGRPLAPGAGDIADAATSKAQGPPRGARGGGATTPPPPGAPGTPGARPSGPGAPGTPAGGYVPTQLVSQLGPDGPEAPPAAGGTPPGGVHHAATMLADPSIGGPGAPKPPGPPGAPGAGAPKPPGAPGTPGAPKPPGPPGAPGAPQSPGPPGGTPPGGVHHAATMLAQPGPAGPGTPPPPAAPGVPGAPGTPGGGVHHAATMLAGPGQVGPGMPPPAPPQAPGGMPMPPPMPGQQVPGGPPPASYGYPQPTGQPTVGPGYQAVLRYRAPDGSEQQLIRRSAPGTPHPEWQIFHELRGMNIPPDQVLELHTELESCELPGAYCARMIREQWPQARITSIAPYGRDHASRQQGMQQLIAHQGELHQVADGPARLAPVRAPLPPAQPMPPVPPEAIGHELAAAFGPGVFRFDQRAVSRQGVPDIVAHTLVVAGLPADFGPFFWAQAQPGRPVPTLAELAQERGAQPASDAGSYLVMGSDFGRAICVQYGTANIVAVPVEAGPGGAPVPPQFVNTGLPEFARSLAVLGRMWPLRFGLNQEQAGRWTVDFQAQLAAVDPAALASPEGWWSVLLEQMWDGLL, encoded by the coding sequence ATGGTGACGTTCGCGCAGGCGCAGGAGCGCGCCGAAGAGTGGATCAACGGCGATGTGCCCGGCTATCAGCACCGTGAGGTGCGGGTGCGGGAGTTCGAGCTGGGGTTCGTGGTGTGGGCCGAGGACCGCGAGGGCGGTCCGGTGTCCGACGGCGGGCGCCAGCGGCTCGTCATCGCGCGCGACAGCGGGGACGCCTCGCTGTGGCCGGGGCTGCCGGTGGGTGAGGTGATCCGGCGGTACGAGGAGGAGTACGGGCTGCCGGAGGCTTCGCCGGAGCCGGCGGACGCGCCTCCGGAGCGGGTGGACCTGAATCAGACGTCGTTCCTGTTGAGCCCTCCGGAGTGGCTCCAGGAGGCGGCGGACAAGCTGGGCATTCCGGATCGGCGGGGGGACGCGTCGTCGGCCGGCGCGTCTTCCGGGGCCGGGTCCGGTACGGGTTCTGCTTCCGGCGCGGGTGCCGGTGCCGGCGCGGGTACGGGTGCGGGTTCGAGTCCGGGTGCGTCCGCTCCTGAGTCGGCTGCCCCTGCCCCTGCGCGTGCCGACGCGGGCAGCGGTGCGACGCCGTGGCCCGCCTCGCCCGCGGCGCCTTCCGGGGCGACCCCGTGGGCCGGTACGGACACGAACGCGGACGAGGAGGAGGACCGCTCGGTCGCGCCTCCGGCGACGGTGTTCGCGCCGCCGCTGGTCGACGGGGACGACGTGCCCGTGTCCACCGCCGCGCCGGAGGCCAAGACGGCGCTGATGTCGGGCGGCAGCCAGCTTCCGCGCACCGCGGTGGCCCCGGCGGTCGGCGGGCCGGCGCCCGCCGCTCAGGGAACCCCGCCGCCGGGTGCCCCCGACGCGTACGGCTATCCGCAGGGCGCCGGTGCGCAGCAGACTCCGCCGCCCGGTGCTCCGCCGAACTACGGCTATCCGCAGGGTCCCGGCACTCCGCCCCCGTCGAACGTGCCGCAGGCGCCCGGGAGTTCGCAGGGCGGTGCGCCGCAGACTCCGCCGCCCACGTACGGCTACCCGCAGGGCGCCGGTGCGCAGCAGACTCCGCCGCCGGCGGGTGGGCAGGGCGCCCCCGGGCGGCCGCTCGCGCCCGGGGCCGGTGACATCGCCGACGCCGCGACCAGCAAGGCGCAGGGTCCGCCCCGCGGTGCGCGCGGTGGTGGCGCGACGACTCCGCCGCCGCCCGGCGCCCCGGGCACTCCCGGTGCGCGCCCCTCGGGGCCCGGCGCTCCGGGTACCCCGGCGGGAGGCTACGTCCCGACGCAGCTCGTCTCCCAGCTCGGCCCCGACGGCCCCGAGGCCCCGCCCGCCGCGGGTGGTACGCCGCCCGGCGGTGTGCACCACGCCGCGACGATGCTGGCCGACCCGAGCATCGGTGGCCCCGGTGCTCCCAAGCCGCCCGGTCCGCCCGGCGCGCCCGGTGCGGGTGCTCCCAAGCCGCCCGGCGCCCCCGGAACTCCCGGCGCGCCGAAGCCGCCTGGTCCCCCCGGTGCCCCCGGTGCGCCGCAGTCTCCCGGCCCGCCCGGAGGGACGCCGCCCGGTGGCGTGCACCATGCCGCGACCATGCTGGCCCAGCCGGGACCGGCCGGTCCCGGCACGCCGCCCCCGCCGGCGGCACCCGGCGTGCCCGGTGCGCCGGGGACTCCCGGTGGCGGTGTCCATCACGCCGCGACGATGCTGGCCGGTCCCGGTCAGGTCGGTCCCGGCATGCCTCCTCCCGCGCCGCCGCAGGCGCCGGGCGGTATGCCGATGCCGCCGCCCATGCCCGGGCAGCAGGTTCCGGGCGGTCCGCCCCCGGCCTCGTACGGATATCCGCAGCCCACGGGGCAGCCGACCGTCGGGCCCGGCTATCAGGCCGTGCTGCGCTACCGCGCGCCCGACGGGTCCGAGCAGCAGCTCATCCGCCGCTCGGCGCCCGGTACGCCGCACCCGGAGTGGCAGATCTTCCATGAGCTGCGCGGCATGAACATCCCGCCGGACCAGGTTCTGGAGCTGCACACGGAGCTGGAGTCCTGCGAGCTGCCGGGCGCGTACTGCGCCCGCATGATCCGTGAGCAGTGGCCGCAGGCCAGGATCACGTCCATCGCCCCGTACGGCAGGGACCACGCGTCGCGCCAGCAGGGTATGCAGCAACTGATCGCGCACCAGGGCGAGTTGCACCAGGTGGCGGACGGTCCGGCGCGGCTCGCGCCGGTGCGTGCGCCGCTGCCGCCCGCGCAGCCGATGCCGCCGGTTCCGCCGGAGGCGATCGGGCATGAGCTGGCCGCGGCATTCGGTCCCGGGGTGTTCCGGTTCGACCAGCGGGCCGTGTCCCGTCAGGGCGTGCCGGACATCGTGGCGCACACCCTCGTCGTGGCGGGGCTGCCCGCCGACTTCGGGCCGTTCTTCTGGGCGCAGGCCCAGCCGGGCCGCCCGGTGCCGACGCTCGCCGAGCTGGCGCAGGAGCGGGGGGCTCAGCCCGCGTCGGACGCGGGTTCGTACCTCGTGATGGGCAGTGACTTCGGGCGGGCGATCTGCGTCCAGTACGGCACGGCGAACATCGTGGCCGTGCCGGTGGAGGCGGGTCCCGGCGGTGCGCCGGTGCCGCCGCAGTTCGTGAACACGGGCCTGCCCGAGTTCGCGCGCAGCCTCGCGGTGCTCGGCCGGATGTGGCCGCTGCGGTTCGGGCTCAACCAGGAGCAGGCGGGCCGCTGGACCGTCGACTTCCAGGCGCAGCTGGCCGCTGTCGACCCGGCGGCGCTCGCGTCGCCGGAGGGCTGGTGGTCGGTGCTGCTCGAGCAGATGTGGGACGGCCTGCTGTAA
- a CDS encoding SMI1/KNR4 family protein codes for MTTGRLGQQAAPPNAAYAGQVVHFPDPVRAARHPRGVRIDGNGYPDFSAYARAAAEIAEPPEGFGVDELRLTDYVSANAALAAAGHDLWDTIVPVATPHGWTWHHVPGSRRMELVPVEVKALLRHHGGLATAAVDHGKRGTRPLQETRPAHFGLPKSSVAVTEQQVLGAEEDLGYRLPGAYRAFLKAAGGCAPVGAALDAELGLLVDQPFFTVRDEAAVNDLVYVNKCLRDHLTKDYLGVGFVQGGILAVKVKGDRVGSVWFCAYDDARDSGDTAGWSVAERVERLLLPCGDDFDAFLARLAGNPPELETVANLMVDGGFASAVDASGVAVSAASTVPDEG; via the coding sequence ATGACGACAGGTCGGCTCGGGCAGCAAGCCGCGCCGCCGAACGCGGCCTACGCCGGGCAGGTCGTGCACTTCCCGGACCCGGTCCGTGCAGCGCGCCATCCCAGGGGCGTACGGATCGACGGGAACGGCTATCCGGATTTTTCGGCCTACGCGCGTGCCGCGGCGGAGATCGCCGAGCCCCCGGAGGGGTTCGGGGTCGACGAGCTGCGGCTGACGGACTATGTGTCGGCGAACGCGGCTCTGGCCGCCGCCGGGCACGACTTGTGGGACACGATCGTGCCGGTGGCGACGCCGCACGGCTGGACCTGGCATCACGTGCCGGGCAGTCGTCGCATGGAGTTGGTCCCGGTCGAGGTGAAGGCGCTGCTGCGGCATCACGGCGGTCTCGCGACGGCGGCGGTGGATCACGGCAAGCGGGGGACGCGTCCGTTGCAGGAGACGCGGCCGGCGCACTTCGGGCTGCCGAAGTCGTCGGTGGCGGTGACGGAGCAGCAGGTCCTCGGCGCCGAGGAGGACCTGGGGTACCGGTTGCCGGGTGCGTACCGGGCGTTCCTGAAGGCGGCGGGCGGGTGCGCTCCGGTGGGTGCGGCGCTCGACGCCGAGCTGGGGCTTCTGGTGGACCAGCCGTTCTTCACGGTGCGGGACGAGGCCGCGGTCAACGATCTGGTGTACGTCAACAAGTGTCTGCGTGACCACCTGACCAAGGACTATCTGGGTGTCGGGTTCGTGCAGGGCGGCATCCTGGCCGTCAAGGTCAAGGGTGACCGGGTGGGTTCGGTGTGGTTCTGCGCGTACGACGACGCGCGGGACAGCGGGGACACGGCCGGCTGGTCGGTCGCCGAGCGGGTGGAGCGTCTGCTGCTGCCGTGCGGTGACGACTTCGACGCGTTCCTGGCCCGGCTCGCGGGCAATCCGCCGGAGCTGGAGACGGTGGCGAACCTGATGGTGGACGGCGGTTTCGCGAGTGCGGTCGACGCCTCGGGCGTGGCCGTATCGGCTGCTTCGACGGTCCCGGACGAGGGGTGA
- a CDS encoding cellulose-binding protein — translation MSSGASVSPHGFVTGRGRGYSPGQVDALAAELSRGRDDAHERVARLTAQVEELEAEAQRLRLAVTQLAPQTYESLGDRAREILALAEEEADGVRAAAADDVRRIKQDAEARARETREAARAAADAVLAEAEQWADERLGADRATADGVRVAARDEAKERREEALAALDDARERTAATLAAQEKDHAERRDEAEREIAGQEAAADTREAERLALAESRLSEARRAFAEAEESARHGEEDAEARAAELLAEASLHEEGVGRETERVLRAHGEKWDEVRAHMEHVRTTLATLTGRNPSDGTQ, via the coding sequence ATGAGCAGCGGTGCGTCGGTGTCGCCCCATGGCTTCGTCACGGGACGGGGCCGTGGCTACAGTCCCGGGCAGGTGGACGCGCTGGCCGCCGAGCTGTCCCGGGGCCGCGACGACGCCCACGAGCGCGTCGCCCGGCTGACCGCCCAGGTCGAGGAGCTGGAGGCCGAGGCGCAGCGGCTGCGGCTGGCCGTGACACAGCTCGCCCCGCAGACGTACGAGTCCCTCGGCGACCGCGCCCGCGAGATCCTCGCCCTCGCCGAGGAGGAGGCGGACGGGGTACGGGCGGCCGCCGCCGATGACGTCAGGCGGATCAAGCAGGACGCGGAGGCCCGCGCACGGGAGACGCGTGAGGCGGCTCGCGCCGCGGCCGACGCCGTACTGGCCGAGGCCGAGCAGTGGGCCGACGAGCGGCTGGGGGCCGACCGGGCCACGGCCGACGGGGTCCGCGTCGCCGCGCGTGACGAGGCGAAGGAGCGGCGCGAGGAAGCGCTCGCAGCGCTGGACGACGCGCGGGAGCGGACCGCGGCGACCCTCGCCGCGCAGGAGAAGGACCACGCCGAGCGGCGGGACGAGGCCGAGCGGGAGATCGCCGGGCAGGAGGCCGCGGCGGACACGCGCGAGGCGGAGCGCCTGGCGCTGGCCGAGAGCCGGCTGTCCGAGGCGCGGCGGGCGTTCGCCGAGGCGGAGGAGTCGGCCCGGCACGGCGAGGAGGACGCCGAGGCCCGCGCCGCGGAGCTCCTCGCGGAGGCGAGCCTGCACGAGGAGGGCGTGGGCCGCGAGACGGAGCGGGTGCTGCGCGCGCACGGCGAGAAGTGGGACGAGGTCCGCGCCCACATGGAACACGTCCGCACCACTCTGGCCACGCTCACGGGCCGCAACCCGTCCGACGGGACGCAGTAG
- a CDS encoding cation acetate symporter: MTDFSSSAQGMSLVAFTAVATITLLLCVMTGPDRDNLDEFYTGFGSLTPMRNGLAIAGDYISAATVLGTGGIIALTGYDGIVLALSTSLSLMLLMFLLAEPLRNAGRFTMGDVIARRLPGRAVRITACATTLAALLPLMLVQLAGAGDLLAFVLGFTSEGFKTGCVIALGALMISYAAIGGMKGTALIQIMKTVMLLGSGLTVALLILYRFDWNPGALASQAALASGVGDAFLHSGLQFAGTANPRLDMISSELTVVLGGACLPHVTMRMYTARSAREVRRSMSWAVSAVGLFVLIITIVGFGATAFLGRAAVAAADPQGNTAYLLGARAAFGADASTAETLVFTTVTTALFLTLLASVAGMILACANSLAHDVFAHRRTPLTARKEMTLARVSALSVGVPAILLATFVQHYNLQPLVTLSFCLGASALAPALVYSLFWRRYTSTGLLWTLLGGTASCLVLMTGTNLVSGSPASAFPGQDFNWFPFTTTGIVSIPLGFLFGWLGTMASGRRTADGQRRQYEAVEAWILAGATRQAPKGEDG, encoded by the coding sequence ATGACGGACTTCAGCAGCTCGGCCCAGGGCATGTCCCTGGTCGCCTTCACCGCGGTCGCCACCATCACGCTGCTCCTGTGCGTGATGACCGGCCCCGACCGCGACAACCTCGACGAGTTCTACACCGGCTTCGGCTCCCTCACCCCGATGCGCAACGGCCTCGCCATCGCGGGCGACTACATCTCCGCGGCGACCGTCCTCGGCACCGGCGGCATCATCGCGCTCACCGGCTACGACGGGATCGTCCTCGCCCTGAGCACGTCCCTGTCCCTGATGCTCCTGATGTTCCTGCTGGCCGAACCCCTGCGCAACGCGGGCCGGTTCACCATGGGCGACGTGATCGCCCGCCGCCTGCCGGGACGCGCCGTACGCATCACCGCGTGCGCCACCACCCTCGCGGCGCTGCTCCCGCTGATGCTGGTCCAGCTGGCGGGCGCCGGTGACCTGTTGGCGTTCGTCCTCGGCTTCACCAGCGAGGGGTTCAAGACGGGCTGCGTCATCGCGCTCGGCGCCCTGATGATCAGCTACGCGGCGATCGGCGGCATGAAGGGCACCGCCCTCATCCAGATCATGAAGACCGTGATGCTGCTCGGATCGGGCCTGACCGTCGCCCTCCTGATCCTGTACCGCTTCGACTGGAACCCCGGCGCCCTCGCCTCACAGGCCGCGCTGGCCAGCGGCGTGGGCGACGCCTTCCTGCACTCGGGCCTCCAGTTCGCCGGCACCGCCAACCCCCGCCTGGACATGATCAGTTCGGAGCTGACCGTCGTCCTGGGCGGCGCGTGCCTGCCCCACGTCACGATGCGCATGTACACGGCGCGCAGCGCGCGTGAGGTGCGCCGCTCGATGTCCTGGGCGGTGTCGGCGGTCGGCCTCTTCGTCCTGATCATCACCATCGTCGGGTTCGGCGCGACGGCGTTCCTCGGCCGGGCCGCCGTCGCGGCGGCCGACCCGCAGGGCAACACCGCGTATCTGCTCGGGGCGCGGGCCGCGTTCGGCGCGGACGCCTCGACGGCGGAGACGCTGGTGTTCACCACGGTCACCACGGCGCTCTTCCTCACACTGCTCGCCTCCGTCGCCGGAATGATCCTGGCCTGCGCCAACTCCCTCGCGCACGACGTCTTCGCGCACCGCAGGACGCCGCTCACCGCCCGCAAGGAGATGACGCTGGCCCGCGTCTCGGCGCTGTCCGTCGGCGTGCCCGCGATCCTCCTGGCCACGTTCGTCCAGCACTACAACCTCCAGCCGCTGGTCACGCTGTCGTTCTGCCTGGGCGCCTCGGCGCTCGCGCCCGCGCTCGTCTACAGCCTGTTCTGGCGCCGCTACACGAGCACGGGCCTGCTGTGGACGCTGCTCGGCGGCACGGCGTCCTGCCTCGTCCTGATGACGGGCACCAACCTGGTGTCGGGCTCGCCCGCCTCGGCGTTCCCCGGCCAGGACTTCAACTGGTTCCCCTTCACCACGACGGGCATCGTCTCGATCCCGCTCGGCTTCCTCTTCGGCTGGCTCGGCACGATGGCCTCCGGCCGCCGAACGGCCGACGGCCAACGCCGCCAGTACGAGGCGGTGGAGGCGTGGATCCTGGCGGGCGCGACGCGACAGGCCCCGAAGGGGGAGGACGGGTAG